The Aspergillus flavus chromosome 2, complete sequence region GAGAGTGGATTGCTTGGTACCCTTGGTAGAGGATGTCCTGTTTCCTGGGTCCGTCCAGGTGGAGGCTGAGGCACTCGCAGCTGATTGCCATTTGGGGAGCATCTTCATTTTATCACGGTCAATTAAGGTTGCGTGCAGGGATCTTATCTTCGATATCAAATGAGTCAGAAGACTCAGCTGGGAGCGGTTGTCCTAAACAGATCCAGACAAAAAGATACCACTGATAGGTACAGGCTCCATAGTAGGAATGAGTAAATAACTTTGGACCTCGCGCTCTATCAAGTAGTTACTAGAAGGGTCCAACAACATGATACGGGAGTAGGCAATCCATTGTTACTGATCTGGAACAACCAGTAGCTGTTACACGAGTCTTATCAAGCATTCGGCGTGAAACATAAACTTTCGTCCTTTCGTATAGCAGAACACTCGTGATCTCTCAGGTTGGATCTAAGCAGCAACTCTCTCAGCGCTCTCTTTCTACAGCCATCGGCCGGTCATTATTCGTCTGTATATTACGTTAACATCTCAAATCACTGTAACGGATAGTCAAAATGCGTGGAAGTACATGAATTCAGGACATCACCGTATGAATCGCTATAAAGCTCCTCTCCAAATGAAAGGTTCAGATGGTCCGCTGGAATTAAGGAAGCGCGGCGATACGACGACATGCTGGAAGGTTAATCAATTTAATGGGATTGACCGCATAATACTCACTCAAATGACGCTACCTATTCGTATGGTATACAGGATACCTTGATATGTCAGAACAATGATCGTATAAGACAAACCAAGTTCCAAATTCTCAGTGTAGTTCTCTGAGAGTGTATTAGCGTGAGGCGCTCAGGCTCCCAACGAGGGCCGCCGGAGTATAAACCCCCccctcctttcctcttcctttcgtTCCTCACGACTCCGTGTATGTGCTGTTGAAGTAACGGCTGTTGAATTAACGCGGTATTTAGATCGTGAAAGAATGTGGATTCCTTACACGGTCGTGTGGGATGTGAGCGATCCGTGTTGAATCCTGGCTTTTTCAGTCATACATGCCGTATTGAGATGAAGGTCAATAGTGCAGTGGGAGGAATCGACTCTTCTGCCTGTCTTGCGTGGCGGATTCGATGAAAGATTTGCTGTTTAACCGTACCATGCCCAGCACTACTGTAACCGTGTGGATGATTGACATCTACTATTGCAGAGCCTCTCCCAGTCTGATTGTTAACGGAGAATCAGATTCGTTGTAATATACAATCCTGACATATTCTCGAATCAAATCATGCATCGAAGACATGAGGCTTCGCTCGCTACCGAAATGGCTATTCTCTGGCGATTTCCTCGTGCTAGCAGGTATGGCGTGGTTGGGGCTTGACGTGGCATTAGAAGCAACCGCTTGCGCCTTCTGAACCGTCTATGGGACATGCATACCGGTATATACTAGTTTGGTAAACAGCATCTTCTTGGTTCTGATCTTGTGGTTCTGACCTCACAGGAAGAATGGATCTAAATGCCTTCTTAGAAAAGGTGCATTTCATAATGTCCTTACTAGTATAACGGTATATTACCATCCCAGCCACCTAACCCAGACATCAACTACCTTTGTAGCATCGGGGTCACTACTGGAGTCAACCACCAAGTACCAACCGTACATCGCACCTGTTATGCACGCATGATTGGGATAAATCTTGACAGTTTGTCCAACACTCAGTGGAATCTTCTTTGCAACATCCTCCGACTCCCACCTCAGGATACTGTGCTCCTGACTGATCCGATCAATATACAAACGATCCCTCTGCGGGGTGGTTGGCAAGCCCCAAGGCCCAACGACCCCCCATCCTTTATAACTCGGACAAGGCTCACGCCCCATACCCAAAGTGCCCACAGCGACCAGCGCCTCCGGATACTCACGCTCCCCATCGTTATAAACACTGCAAGTCTCAGCCACCACATAAGCACCCACCTCATCAAAGAATCTCTCCCGCACACCCCCCGCATTTGTACTCATCTGCTGCATATCCAGCAACGGGTAATTGCCCGCATGCAACTCAACCCTGACCCGTCCCTTGAATGCCCCCGTATCCGGCTCCTTTAGAAACTTCCTCAActcctccagctcagcaTCATCCCCCTCGGCCACAGCCTCCGCAGCAACAACCTGCGGCGTCGCACCCACACTGACAACCAACTCCCTATCCACGGGCAAAACCCCGGCATAGGAATCCAAAGCAAGCAAACAAGCCTCGACCTCCCCCCTCAAATGCCTGAGTGCATCCCCCCGATTCCGTCCCCCATAACTCAAACTACTATGCGAGTAAATCCCAACCAATCTC contains the following coding sequences:
- a CDS encoding putative serine dehydratase domain-containing protein; translated protein: MDTMIPQRPLPSKEALKQFYMHKTLTEIPKPAAVLDLAIIKRHCNSMLQTIQTLGVGFRAHVKSHKVSHPLSKKKKKKRTHRRNPHPKSPLPTNDNNEKTTELSRLQVGTSSPEINYVASTVLEIESLVPLLREFQSKGRKVNILYGIPLVPSQVSRLALAAAELGPDSVSVMIDHPDQIKFLDTFSRIAGFAAGVFLKVDCGYHRAGLPPRAMDKGGLFSKLEELEKTGAGRLVGIYSHSSLSYGGRNRGDALRHLRGEVEACLLALDSYAGVLPVDRELVVSVGATPQVVAAEAVAEGDDAELEELRKFLKEPDTGAFKGRVRVELHAGNYPLLDMQQMSTNAGGVRERFFDEVGAYVVAETCSVYNDGEREYPEALVAVGTLGMGREPCPSYKGWGVVGPWGLPTTPQRDRLYIDRISQEHSILRWESEDVAKKIPLSVGQTVKIYPNHACITGAMYGWYLVVDSSSDPDATKVVDVWVRWLGW